The segment TTGAAGAGGGTGGAAACAATTTTTCAGGTGGGCAAAAACAACGTTTATGTATCGCAAGAGCACTTCTTAAAAAGTCAAAAATTATTGTACTTGATGACTCAACAAGTGCTGTTGATAATAATACAGATCGTAAAATTAGGGAAGAATTTTCTAATAATCTTAAAGATGTAACTAAATTAATCATTGCTCAAAGAATTACATCAATTGAAAATGCAGATCGCATTATTGTTCTTGATGATGGAAAAGTATCTGGATATGATACACATGAAAATTTATTAAAAAATAATGAATTTTACGCAAACCTTTGAAAAGACCAATTAGCAGGAGGTGTAAATGAATAGAAAAAAATCTAAATTCGATTCACAAACCTTCAAAAAATTAATGAAATTCATGTGAGAAACTAATAAAGTTTACTTTTCATTAATTGTATTTGGGATGATTGTAACAGCTGCTACATTTTCACTTAGTCAATCATTTTTAGGTATCGTTCTTTTTAATAAATTTTTAGTCCCATATTTCATTAGTGGTGCTAAAAAATTCGATTGATATGGATTTACAATAGCGATTATGCTTTTAGGACTGATGTATTTAATTGGTGTAACTTGCCAATTTGTTGCTTCAAGATTGTCAATTTCACTTGCTCATTCCACAATTCAAAAATTAAGAGTCAGTTTATATTCAAAAATGCAAAAGCTACCAATTAAATACTTTGACACTAATCTAAATGGAAACTTAATTTCAATTTATACAAATGATATTGATACATTAAGAGAAATGATTTCTCAAAGTTTCCCGCAAATTATTAACTCAATTGCAACAATTTTCATTTTATTATTCTTAATGTTTTACTACAGCTGATTTATGACACTTATAGTGCTTTTACTTGTGTTTGTACTTATGTTTTTCTCAAGTAAATTTGCTATTTATTCAGGAAAATACTTTGTGCAAAGACAAAAGAGTTTAGGTAAATTAAATGGATTTATAAGTGAAATGATTAATGGGGTTAAAGTTATTAAAGTCTTTAACCATGAACAAAAATCAGTATCTGATTTAACAGTAAAAAATGATGAATTTTACAAAAGCGACTTTAAATCTAAAGCTATAATGAACATTTTATTCCCGCTTTTTATGAATATGGGGAATATTAATTATGCAATAGTTGCTCTTATTGGTGGAGTTATTTTAGCTAATAACGGACATGTTGGATCCTTAAATATAGGTTTAAACATCGGGGTATTAGTTTCGTTCCTTCAATATACAAGAAGTTTCTCAAACCCAATTGCAACAATTAGTCAACAGTTCAACACAATTTCAGTAGCTATTGCTGGAGCTCAAAGAGTATTTGCTGTTTTTGAAGAAAAAGAAGAACAAGATCTTGGGACTATTGAAATAGTTCGTGAAAGAGATTTAAATGAAGCTGAAAAAGAGGTTTTATCTGCGTTAAACCTTGAAAAATCTAATTTCTACTACAAAATGCCTGTAGATGGCAAAGTAACATTTAAAGAAGCTAAAGGACAGGTAGTATTTAAAAATGTTTACTTTGGATATACAGACCAAAAAATGATTCTTAAAGATATTAATTTAGAAGTAATGCCTGGTCAAAAAATTGCTTTTGTTGGAGCAACTGGAGCTGGAAAAACTACAATTACCAACTTAATTAACCGTTTCTATGATGTAAATCAAGGTGAAATTTTACTTGACGGAATCAATCTTGAAGAAATTAAAAAATCTTCATTAAGAAAATCACTTGGTTTTGTACTTCAAGATACTTCTCTTTTCAGTAAAAGTGTTAAAGAAAACATCTCTTATGGAGTTGAAAATGCTCTGAAAGAAGATGTTGAATACGCAGCTAGCGTTGCGAATGCAGATCGTTTTATTGGTTTAATGGAAAATGGATTTGAAACTGAGCTCGAAAATGCTGGTGAAAACATTTCTCAAGGTCAAAAACAACTGCTTTCAATTGCTAGAACAAGTATGCTTCAACCAATGATTTTAGTCCTTGACGAAGCTACAAGTACAATTGATACTGAAACTGAAAAACACGTTCAAGAAGCTATGTATAATTTAATGAATAACAGAACTTCATTTATTATCGCTCACCGTCTTAGCACAATCAAAAACGTCGATAAAATTGTGGTTTTAGATAAAGGTGAAATTGCTGAGCAAGGAAGTCATAAAGAACTTCTTGCTCAAAAAGGTATGTATTACAAACTTTATACAGGTGCTATTGAACTTGATTAAAACAAAAGACCTGAGTTTCCAAGTTGAGACACTATAAAAAACGAATACAGCTATAAATAAGGTGTATTCGTTTTTTTACATTTAAAATTACACACATAGAATTAACTCATACATGCGATGAAATCTTTATAAATTTTTATATTTTCTTTGTGGTTTTCATCCAAATCATTAATTATTTCTTGTACCACTTTTCCATTTACTTCTTTTTTTGTTATAGTCATCATTCTTAATGAATCCACAAATAAATCTAACGTCACTTTTTGTATTTCTCCATTGATTTCATAATATTTCTTTAATTTATAAAGACAGTATTTTAAAACAACAAGAGCAATGAAACATAATAAAAGATGTGCAAGTATATGCTGTTCATTATGAACAAAAACAGGTCTAACTTGTAAAGAAGATTTTAATGTTCTGAAATTTTCTTCTACTTTTCATTGTTTTCTGTAAATTTCATTAGCTTTTTCTGGTGTTAAATCTAGAATATTGGTTTCAATAATGTAAAAACCATCTTCAGATTCTTTTTTCTTAATTTTCTCTCAATTTAATTTACCCACTGTTTTGCCATCAATGTCCATATATTTCTTTTTATATTCTGGAACTAAAGAACTAAGTGGCAGTTCTCCATTTACAGTTTTCTTATTCAATTTATCAATAAAATTATTTCTTTTTAATTTATCTAAAGTCTTTTTCCCAGGACTGAAAAACACACATCATTTTCTGTATTTACCATTAAATCTATTTTTATTTCAAACAGATTCAACAATTTGTTCTTTTCAAAACATTTCATCTCTAAAAACATAATGTTTGTCTTCAAGAATGAATTTTTTCATCCCAATACTTAATGTATCTAATCTTTTTTGGAATATATATTTAATTCCTTTTTGTTCTAGGAAACGTAAGTTTGCGTTGTTATTTATTCCACGATCTGCAACTATTGTAATATCCTTTATTTTATAGATTGATTGAAGTTCTAAAACGAAGGATAACATTGTTTTACCATCAGCCGTGTTACCTGGGAAAACTTTATAGTGTATTGGTATTCCGTTTTCGTCTACAGCCATTGCTATGACTACTTGATCTTCATTGTGTTTTCCGTCTTTTGAAAAACCGTTTTTTCTCATCCCTTCTCTTGTAAAGCTTTCAAAATAAACTGTTGTGTTATCGAAGTGAATAACTTTATTATTGCGATTTGTAAATTCATTTATTTTTTGAAATAAATTGACTAAAACAGAGTTCTTATTTTCAAAAATAACATCAAGATAGTTATATATTGATGATTTTTTAACATTAATATCATTTATAAAATCGCTTTTATTTTTATATTGTGACATATAGCTTCTTGGAAGGATAATTCTAGTTGCTATGAAAAATTCCAAAACCTCTTCTAACGATTTATGTTTACTTTTTGGCAATACTGAAAATAAATCTAATTCTTTAATAACTTTATAAATTAAATCAACTCCAATATTTTGGATACTTGTTTTTACAGAAGTGGGTTTTAATAATTTAAAAAATTCTTCTTTTGCAATAGCTTTATCTAAAGATGTATCTACTTTTTTTGCTATTTCTTTCATATCTTCAATTGAAGATAATCCATACTTTTCTTTGATATCTTCTCAGTATCCTAGACCAACCTGATTTCCATAACCTTTTTTAAAACCTTTAGAAATAGCTAAAACTAAATAATATTTTCCATTTTGTTTTTTCTTGCATAAACTGTAACTCATGCTCTTATTATATCATTTTATGTGTGTAATGTAAGTAAAAAAACATTTTTTTCTTTAGGTCATATATCTTTGATATATGTATAAAAAATAAGCCTAAAAAATAGGCTCAACTTGGAAACTCAGGTTTATACAGGTGCTATTGAACTTGATTAAAACAAAAGACAAGCTAGATAAGCTTGTCTTTTTGATTAATTTGGCTTAGCAATTAAAAAGTTAATGTTTTTCCCAAGTGCTGATCATTTTTGTTCATAACCAGTTTGATAATTATCTGCATTATAC is part of the Mycoplasmopsis gallinacea genome and harbors:
- a CDS encoding ABC transporter ATP-binding protein, translated to MNRKKSKFDSQTFKKLMKFMWETNKVYFSLIVFGMIVTAATFSLSQSFLGIVLFNKFLVPYFISGAKKFDWYGFTIAIMLLGLMYLIGVTCQFVASRLSISLAHSTIQKLRVSLYSKMQKLPIKYFDTNLNGNLISIYTNDIDTLREMISQSFPQIINSIATIFILLFLMFYYSWFMTLIVLLLVFVLMFFSSKFAIYSGKYFVQRQKSLGKLNGFISEMINGVKVIKVFNHEQKSVSDLTVKNDEFYKSDFKSKAIMNILFPLFMNMGNINYAIVALIGGVILANNGHVGSLNIGLNIGVLVSFLQYTRSFSNPIATISQQFNTISVAIAGAQRVFAVFEEKEEQDLGTIEIVRERDLNEAEKEVLSALNLEKSNFYYKMPVDGKVTFKEAKGQVVFKNVYFGYTDQKMILKDINLEVMPGQKIAFVGATGAGKTTITNLINRFYDVNQGEILLDGINLEEIKKSSLRKSLGFVLQDTSLFSKSVKENISYGVENALKEDVEYAASVANADRFIGLMENGFETELENAGENISQGQKQLLSIARTSMLQPMILVLDEATSTIDTETEKHVQEAMYNLMNNRTSFIIAHRLSTIKNVDKIVVLDKGEIAEQGSHKELLAQKGMYYKLYTGAIELD
- a CDS encoding IS1634 family transposase, with amino-acid sequence MSYSLCKKKQNGKYYLVLAISKGFKKGYGNQVGLGYWEDIKEKYGLSSIEDMKEIAKKVDTSLDKAIAKEEFFKLLKPTSVKTSIQNIGVDLIYKVIKELDLFSVLPKSKHKSLEEVLEFFIATRIILPRSYMSQYKNKSDFINDINVKKSSIYNYLDVIFENKNSVLVNLFQKINEFTNRNNKVIHFDNTTVYFESFTREGMRKNGFSKDGKHNEDQVVIAMAVDENGIPIHYKVFPGNTADGKTMLSFVLELQSIYKIKDITIVADRGINNNANLRFLEQKGIKYIFQKRLDTLSIGMKKFILEDKHYVFRDEMFWKEQIVESVWNKNRFNGKYRKWCVFFSPGKKTLDKLKRNNFIDKLNKKTVNGELPLSSLVPEYKKKYMDIDGKTVGKLNWEKIKKKESEDGFYIIETNILDLTPEKANEIYRKQWKVEENFRTLKSSLQVRPVFVHNEQHILAHLLLCFIALVVLKYCLYKLKKYYEINGEIQKVTLDLFVDSLRMMTITKKEVNGKVVQEIINDLDENHKENIKIYKDFIACMS